Proteins found in one Perca fluviatilis chromosome 9, GENO_Pfluv_1.0, whole genome shotgun sequence genomic segment:
- the brinp3a.2 gene encoding BMP/retinoic acid-inducible neural-specific protein 3a.2 isoform X1, protein MALWGVVSLSLHCWVCLRSAVTAAAATASLPNDKPGGPLDWLLSDKGPFHHSPEYIDFVEKNRQGFSTRYKIYREFGRWKVNNLAVERRDFLASSLPLTPEFIRNIRLLGRRPTTQMITDNLIRKYGTHFLLSATLGGEEALTLFVDKRKLSKKAEVSDYSGNSSTVTLEALHQLAASYFIDRESTLRKLHHIQIASTAIKVTETRTGPLGCSNYDNLDSVSSVLVQSPENKVQLQGLQVILPDYLRESFVQAALSYIACNGEGDFVCKDNECWCHCDPKFPECNCPYMDIQAMEESLERITETWGFLYKEFEESDEFKVFFARLPQNFFLNVSSIQHLWSMDNLFQLRYEQLENSMRVLSKRAQRVIFKLFSLSKRCHRQPQVRLPRERPQSYWLSHLQSLLYCSENNQLGAFSEELQSCSCRYEHSPCQLPPPCSVGEGSACAACAPDNRTRCGSCNQGFVLTQGACRSMVADSTENYLGFETDLQDLELGYLLQRADRRLEVHAIFISNDMRLNSWFDPSWRKRMLLTLKSNKYKSNMVHMLLGVSLQICLTKNSTLEPVLTLYINPFGGSHSESWYIPVNENNFPDWQATKLDLPFECYNWTLTLGNKWKTFFETIHIYLRSRIKTQSGVNDSIYYEPLEITDPARNLGYMKINSIQVFGYSMHFDPEAIRDLILQLDYPYTQGSQDTAMLQLLEIRDRVNRLSPPGQQRLDLFACLLRHRLKLTASEVVRIHASLQAFSSHLPKSMDYETTKLCS, encoded by the exons GGAGTTTGGGAGATGGAAGGTGAACAACTTGGCAGTGGAAAGGAGAGATTTCTTGGCGTCTTCGTTACCTCTGACTCCTGAGTTCATCAGGAACATTCGACTGCTGGGCCGCAGGCCCACCACCCAGATGATCACTGACAATCTCATCAGGAAGTATGGGACTCACTTCCTGTTGTCAGCTACACTGGGAG GAGAAGAGGCCTTAACGCTATTTGTGGACAAGAGGAAACTGAGTAAGAAAGCAGAGGTGAGCGATTACTCGGGTAACTCCTCCACTGTGACTCTGGAAGCTCTGCACCAGCTGGCTGCCTCCTATTTCATAGACAGGGAGAGCACCCTGCGCAAACTGCACCACATCCAGATCGCCTCCACTGCCATCAAG GTGACAGAGACCCGCACAGGTCCTCTTGGATGCAGTAACTATGACAACCTTGACTCTGTTAGCTCCGTGCTGGTTCAGAGCCCTGAAAATAAAGTCCAGCTGCAAG GCTTGCAGGTGATCCTTCCAGACTACTTGAGAGAAAGCTTTGTGCAGGCTGCTCTCAGCTACATAGCCTGTAATGGAGAGGGTGATTTTGTCTGCAAGGACAACGAATGTTGGTGCCATTGTGACCCCAAGTTCCCAGAGTGCAACTGTCCCTATATGGACATCCAAGCCATGGAGGAGAGCCTGGAGAGGATCACAGAGACATGGGGGTTTCTGTATAAAGAGTTTGAGGAATCGG ATGAATTCAAGGTATTCTTTGCGAGGCTGCCCCAGAACTTTTTCCTGAACGTGTCAAGCATCCAACACTTGTGGTCGATGGACAACTTGTTCCAGTTGCGATATGAGCAGCTGGAGAACAGCATGCGGGTCCTCTCCAAACGAGCCCAGAGAGTGATCTTCAAGCTCTTCAGTCTCAGTAAAAGATGTCACCGACAGCCCCAAGTCCGCCTACCAAGAGAACG GCCTCAGTCCTACTGGCTGAGTCATTTGCAGTCCCTCCTGTATTGCTCAGAGAATAACCAGCTTGGTGCATTCTCTGAGGAGCTCCAAAGCTGCAGCTGCCGATACGAACACAGCCCCTGTCAGCTGCCTCCGCCCTGCTCTGTTGGGGAAGGCTCGGCCTGCGCAGCATGTGCACCAGACAACCGCACCCGCTGTGGGAGCTGCAACCAGGGCTTCGTGCTGACGCAGGGGGCCTGCAGGTCCATGGTGGCGGACTCTACGGAGAACTACCTGGGATTCGAGACGGACCTCCAGGATTTGGAGCTGGGCTACCTACTGCAGAGAGCTGACCGCAGGCTAgag GTCCACGCGATCTTCATCAGCAATGACATGCGACTCAACAGTTGGTTTGACCCATCGTGGAGAAAGAGGATGCTGCTGACGCTGAAGAGCAACAAATACAAGTCCAACATGGTCCACATGCTGCTGGGAGTATCCCTCCAGATCTGCCTTACAAAGAACAGCACCCTGGAGCCTGTCCTTACTCTATACATCAACCCCTTTGGAGGAAGCCACTCAGAGAGCTGGTACATCCCTGTCAATGAGAACAATTTTCCAGACTGGCAGGCCACTAAACTGGACCTGCCTTTCGAGTGCTATAATTGGACTCTGACACTGGGTAACAAGTGGAAGACGTTCTTTGAAACCATTCATATCTACCTTCGGAGCAGGATAAAGACTCAAAGTGGAGTGAATGACAGTATATATTATGAGCCTTTAGAAATTACAGATCCTGCTCGGAACCTGGGCTACATGAAGATCAACAGCATCCAGGTCTTTGGCTACAGCATGCACTTTGACCCAGAGGCGATCCGTGACTTGATTCTGCAGCTGGACTACCCATACACACAAGGGTCCCAGGACACTGCCATGCTTCAGCTCTTGGAAATACGAGACCGGGTGAACCGGCTGTCCCCTCCGGGTCAACAGAGGCTGGATCTGTTTGCCTGTCTTCTCCGGCACCGGCTCAAACTGACTGCCAGTGAGGTGGTTCGCATTCATGCCTCCTTACAGGCCTTCAGCTCACATCTGCCGAAGTCAATGGATTACGAGACCACCAAGTTGTGCAGTTAA
- the brinp3a.2 gene encoding BMP/retinoic acid-inducible neural-specific protein 3a.2 isoform X2 — MITDNLIRKYGTHFLLSATLGGEEALTLFVDKRKLSKKAEVSDYSGNSSTVTLEALHQLAASYFIDRESTLRKLHHIQIASTAIKVTETRTGPLGCSNYDNLDSVSSVLVQSPENKVQLQGLQVILPDYLRESFVQAALSYIACNGEGDFVCKDNECWCHCDPKFPECNCPYMDIQAMEESLERITETWGFLYKEFEESDEFKVFFARLPQNFFLNVSSIQHLWSMDNLFQLRYEQLENSMRVLSKRAQRVIFKLFSLSKRCHRQPQVRLPRERPQSYWLSHLQSLLYCSENNQLGAFSEELQSCSCRYEHSPCQLPPPCSVGEGSACAACAPDNRTRCGSCNQGFVLTQGACRSMVADSTENYLGFETDLQDLELGYLLQRADRRLEVHAIFISNDMRLNSWFDPSWRKRMLLTLKSNKYKSNMVHMLLGVSLQICLTKNSTLEPVLTLYINPFGGSHSESWYIPVNENNFPDWQATKLDLPFECYNWTLTLGNKWKTFFETIHIYLRSRIKTQSGVNDSIYYEPLEITDPARNLGYMKINSIQVFGYSMHFDPEAIRDLILQLDYPYTQGSQDTAMLQLLEIRDRVNRLSPPGQQRLDLFACLLRHRLKLTASEVVRIHASLQAFSSHLPKSMDYETTKLCS; from the exons ATGATCACTGACAATCTCATCAGGAAGTATGGGACTCACTTCCTGTTGTCAGCTACACTGGGAG GAGAAGAGGCCTTAACGCTATTTGTGGACAAGAGGAAACTGAGTAAGAAAGCAGAGGTGAGCGATTACTCGGGTAACTCCTCCACTGTGACTCTGGAAGCTCTGCACCAGCTGGCTGCCTCCTATTTCATAGACAGGGAGAGCACCCTGCGCAAACTGCACCACATCCAGATCGCCTCCACTGCCATCAAG GTGACAGAGACCCGCACAGGTCCTCTTGGATGCAGTAACTATGACAACCTTGACTCTGTTAGCTCCGTGCTGGTTCAGAGCCCTGAAAATAAAGTCCAGCTGCAAG GCTTGCAGGTGATCCTTCCAGACTACTTGAGAGAAAGCTTTGTGCAGGCTGCTCTCAGCTACATAGCCTGTAATGGAGAGGGTGATTTTGTCTGCAAGGACAACGAATGTTGGTGCCATTGTGACCCCAAGTTCCCAGAGTGCAACTGTCCCTATATGGACATCCAAGCCATGGAGGAGAGCCTGGAGAGGATCACAGAGACATGGGGGTTTCTGTATAAAGAGTTTGAGGAATCGG ATGAATTCAAGGTATTCTTTGCGAGGCTGCCCCAGAACTTTTTCCTGAACGTGTCAAGCATCCAACACTTGTGGTCGATGGACAACTTGTTCCAGTTGCGATATGAGCAGCTGGAGAACAGCATGCGGGTCCTCTCCAAACGAGCCCAGAGAGTGATCTTCAAGCTCTTCAGTCTCAGTAAAAGATGTCACCGACAGCCCCAAGTCCGCCTACCAAGAGAACG GCCTCAGTCCTACTGGCTGAGTCATTTGCAGTCCCTCCTGTATTGCTCAGAGAATAACCAGCTTGGTGCATTCTCTGAGGAGCTCCAAAGCTGCAGCTGCCGATACGAACACAGCCCCTGTCAGCTGCCTCCGCCCTGCTCTGTTGGGGAAGGCTCGGCCTGCGCAGCATGTGCACCAGACAACCGCACCCGCTGTGGGAGCTGCAACCAGGGCTTCGTGCTGACGCAGGGGGCCTGCAGGTCCATGGTGGCGGACTCTACGGAGAACTACCTGGGATTCGAGACGGACCTCCAGGATTTGGAGCTGGGCTACCTACTGCAGAGAGCTGACCGCAGGCTAgag GTCCACGCGATCTTCATCAGCAATGACATGCGACTCAACAGTTGGTTTGACCCATCGTGGAGAAAGAGGATGCTGCTGACGCTGAAGAGCAACAAATACAAGTCCAACATGGTCCACATGCTGCTGGGAGTATCCCTCCAGATCTGCCTTACAAAGAACAGCACCCTGGAGCCTGTCCTTACTCTATACATCAACCCCTTTGGAGGAAGCCACTCAGAGAGCTGGTACATCCCTGTCAATGAGAACAATTTTCCAGACTGGCAGGCCACTAAACTGGACCTGCCTTTCGAGTGCTATAATTGGACTCTGACACTGGGTAACAAGTGGAAGACGTTCTTTGAAACCATTCATATCTACCTTCGGAGCAGGATAAAGACTCAAAGTGGAGTGAATGACAGTATATATTATGAGCCTTTAGAAATTACAGATCCTGCTCGGAACCTGGGCTACATGAAGATCAACAGCATCCAGGTCTTTGGCTACAGCATGCACTTTGACCCAGAGGCGATCCGTGACTTGATTCTGCAGCTGGACTACCCATACACACAAGGGTCCCAGGACACTGCCATGCTTCAGCTCTTGGAAATACGAGACCGGGTGAACCGGCTGTCCCCTCCGGGTCAACAGAGGCTGGATCTGTTTGCCTGTCTTCTCCGGCACCGGCTCAAACTGACTGCCAGTGAGGTGGTTCGCATTCATGCCTCCTTACAGGCCTTCAGCTCACATCTGCCGAAGTCAATGGATTACGAGACCACCAAGTTGTGCAGTTAA